From the Candidatus Binataceae bacterium genome, one window contains:
- a CDS encoding iron ABC transporter permease, with amino-acid sequence MTNEPAGISAPPAPARFSGAALAPAAIEDLSAAHLTRARMTLTLGALALLVLLSAVVAAAFGTVHISLLRALSEPRSPDHAIFFSARLPRVLMGAAVGAALAAVGAALQALVRNPLAEGGILGISGGGAFGAIVALVFVAGRTAAVTTVPLCAFGAALLSTAVVYRLAVVDGRLEPFTLLLVGVIFNSIWGAAIMMVNSVVNYYYVHDIVFWLMGSLEAPTYGEIAMVALLGAAGFAVLMAHARDLNLLSLGDEAASQLGVDVDPMRRMIFIATSVMIAAAVSVSGIISFVGLIVPHMLRLAFGADHRLLLPASFLGGAAFLVIADLVARVAIAPSELPVGAITALCGGPFFIYMLRREGRGPLAL; translated from the coding sequence ATGACGAACGAACCCGCGGGGATTTCCGCGCCCCCGGCGCCCGCGCGCTTCAGCGGCGCCGCGCTTGCGCCGGCCGCCATCGAAGATCTCTCCGCCGCGCATCTGACGCGCGCCCGGATGACGCTCACGCTCGGCGCGCTTGCGCTCCTGGTGCTGCTGAGCGCCGTCGTCGCGGCCGCCTTCGGCACCGTCCATATCAGCCTGCTGCGCGCTCTCTCCGAGCCGCGCAGCCCCGATCATGCGATCTTCTTCAGCGCGCGCCTGCCGCGCGTCCTGATGGGCGCGGCGGTCGGTGCCGCGCTGGCCGCGGTCGGCGCGGCGCTGCAGGCGCTGGTGCGCAATCCGCTCGCCGAGGGCGGCATCCTCGGCATCTCGGGCGGCGGCGCCTTCGGCGCGATCGTCGCGCTGGTGTTCGTCGCCGGCCGCACCGCCGCGGTGACGACGGTGCCGCTCTGCGCGTTCGGCGCGGCGCTGCTCTCGACCGCGGTGGTTTATCGTCTGGCCGTGGTTGACGGGCGGCTCGAGCCGTTCACGCTGCTGCTCGTCGGGGTGATCTTCAATTCGATCTGGGGCGCCGCCATCATGATGGTCAACAGCGTGGTCAATTACTACTACGTCCACGACATCGTTTTCTGGCTGATGGGCAGCCTGGAGGCGCCGACCTACGGCGAGATCGCGATGGTGGCCCTGCTGGGCGCCGCGGGATTCGCGGTGCTGATGGCGCATGCGCGCGACCTGAATCTGCTCAGCCTCGGCGACGAGGCCGCGAGCCAGCTCGGCGTGGACGTCGATCCGATGCGCCGGATGATCTTCATCGCGACCTCGGTGATGATCGCAGCGGCGGTGTCGGTCAGCGGCATCATCTCCTTCGTCGGCCTGATCGTGCCGCACATGTTGCGCCTCGCCTTCGGCGCCGACCATCGCTTGCTCCTGCCTGCGTCGTTCCTCGGCGGCGCGGCGTTCCTGGTGATTGCCGACCTGGTCGCGCGAGTAGCGATCGCGCCGAGCGAGTTGCCGGTGGGCGCGATCACCGCGCTCTGCGGCGGTCCGTTCTTCATCTATATGCTGCGCCGCGAGGGACGCGGACCGCTCGCGCTCTGA
- a CDS encoding HAD family hydrolase, translating to MSKSPSPTRDRPREDAAQAAPHPDQQRRPKPLGDGRPLHLIFDADDTLWDSNIHFLEAEARFVAELVAAGAGETAAVRAALRRRELEIIKSHGYGRAPFVVLMRTVAADVAPPGERDAVVAAVERIAEDFLARECALLPDVAQTLAELAARHHLILFTKGHPREQMRKLERSGLRHHFSHVEVPPEKDEAAYRQLVETAGLDRARTFMIGNSPRSDINPALRAGLRAIFIPHPHTWELEHEEIDLDDERVTVITKVRVLREIF from the coding sequence TTGAGCAAATCACCCTCCCCAACACGGGATCGTCCGCGAGAGGACGCCGCGCAAGCGGCGCCGCATCCGGATCAGCAGCGCCGGCCAAAGCCGCTCGGCGACGGCCGCCCGCTCCATCTCATCTTCGATGCCGACGACACGTTGTGGGATTCCAACATCCATTTCCTCGAGGCCGAGGCGCGCTTCGTCGCCGAACTGGTTGCGGCGGGTGCGGGCGAGACGGCGGCGGTGCGCGCAGCGCTTCGCCGGCGCGAACTCGAAATTATCAAGAGCCACGGCTACGGGCGCGCGCCGTTCGTGGTGCTGATGCGGACGGTCGCGGCGGACGTCGCGCCGCCGGGCGAGCGCGACGCGGTCGTCGCGGCGGTCGAGCGTATCGCCGAGGATTTCCTTGCGCGTGAATGCGCATTGCTGCCCGACGTCGCGCAGACGTTAGCCGAACTCGCCGCGCGCCATCATCTGATCCTCTTCACCAAGGGGCACCCGCGCGAACAGATGCGCAAGCTCGAGCGCTCGGGGCTGCGGCACCATTTCAGCCACGTCGAAGTGCCGCCGGAGAAGGACGAAGCCGCGTACCGGCAGCTGGTCGAGACAGCCGGACTCGACCGCGCGCGCACGTTCATGATCGGCAACAGTCCCCGCTCGGACATCAACCCGGCCTTGCGCGCGGGTCTGCGCGCCATCTTCATCCCCCATCCCCACACCTGGGAACTGGAGCACGAGGAAATCGACCTCGACGACGAGCGCGTTACCGTGATTACGAAGGTTCGCGTTCTCCGCGAAATATTCTAA
- a CDS encoding FAD-binding protein, with translation MLRIAVCIKQIPLIEDANFDPVTKTIRRDGVNVISAFDLRAIALAAEFKGSLGAHATVVTMGPPQARAALTDALAMGMDRAVHLEDRAFAGSDTLATARTLVAWLRRENFDLILLGKYSLDAETGQVGPEIAELLGVAQVTGVRKVEIKDRGVRAERESDEGYDEVECALPAVLTCAERVAQPIRVRAEAAATASARPIEVVRAAALDSDLAQFGAGASPTWVQEVRAVETGHPQCRTIDAADPARAAREVVAALAAMGALRREDRIRRPVSAAIRKPARGRDLWVACETDLAGAITRGSLELLSHGDQLAARLGGALVAVGFSATIARHAQLLASFGADHVLTLDHPALESYAPETAAEAMAHLVRERTPWGLLLCASERGRDWGPRLAARLGLGLTGDAIGIELDGEERMVALKPAFGGNIVAPILSKTLPQMATVRAGVLELAAADSTREAAVETLRPRISPALSRTIATHSLLDNSVAPLDGAHIVVGVGMGVGGPAGVAAAKHLARLLGAGMCATRRVTDQGWMPRQLQVGLTGKAIDPRLYIALGVRGAPNHTVGIKRAEVVVAVNIDPEAPIFEHATFALVGDFSTILAALCAEFENKFSL, from the coding sequence GTGCTCAGGATCGCCGTCTGTATCAAGCAGATTCCGTTAATCGAGGACGCCAACTTCGACCCGGTGACCAAGACCATCCGGCGCGACGGCGTCAACGTGATAAGCGCGTTCGATCTCCGCGCGATCGCGCTCGCGGCGGAATTCAAAGGCAGCCTAGGCGCTCACGCGACGGTCGTTACGATGGGGCCGCCGCAGGCGCGCGCGGCGCTGACCGACGCCCTGGCGATGGGGATGGATCGCGCGGTGCATCTCGAGGATCGTGCCTTCGCCGGATCCGATACGCTTGCCACCGCGCGCACGCTCGTGGCGTGGCTCAGGCGCGAGAACTTCGATCTGATCCTGCTCGGCAAATATTCGCTCGACGCCGAGACCGGACAGGTCGGTCCCGAAATTGCCGAGCTGCTCGGCGTCGCGCAGGTCACCGGTGTGCGCAAGGTCGAGATAAAGGACCGCGGCGTCCGGGCCGAGCGCGAGAGCGATGAAGGATACGACGAAGTCGAATGCGCACTGCCCGCCGTGCTGACCTGCGCCGAGCGCGTCGCGCAGCCGATCCGGGTAAGGGCCGAAGCCGCGGCCACGGCAAGCGCGCGGCCGATCGAGGTCGTCCGCGCAGCAGCGCTCGACTCCGATCTTGCGCAGTTCGGTGCGGGCGCATCGCCGACCTGGGTGCAGGAAGTGCGCGCGGTCGAGACCGGTCATCCGCAATGCCGCACGATCGACGCCGCCGATCCGGCGCGCGCGGCGCGCGAAGTTGTCGCGGCGCTGGCCGCGATGGGTGCGCTCAGGCGCGAGGACAGGATTCGCCGCCCGGTAAGCGCGGCGATCCGTAAACCGGCTCGCGGGCGCGACCTGTGGGTCGCCTGCGAAACCGATCTGGCGGGCGCGATCACGCGCGGCAGCCTGGAACTGCTCTCGCACGGCGATCAGCTGGCCGCGCGGCTGGGCGGCGCGCTGGTCGCCGTCGGGTTTTCGGCAACGATCGCGCGCCACGCGCAATTGCTGGCAAGCTTCGGCGCCGACCACGTCCTGACCCTCGACCATCCCGCGCTGGAGTCGTATGCGCCCGAGACCGCGGCCGAAGCGATGGCGCATCTGGTGCGCGAGCGGACGCCGTGGGGCTTGCTGCTCTGCGCGAGCGAGCGCGGCCGCGATTGGGGACCGCGGTTGGCGGCGCGTCTTGGCCTGGGCCTTACCGGCGATGCGATCGGAATCGAGCTTGACGGCGAAGAACGGATGGTCGCGCTGAAGCCGGCGTTCGGCGGCAACATAGTCGCGCCAATTTTGTCCAAAACGCTGCCGCAGATGGCTACGGTGCGGGCCGGCGTGCTTGAGCTTGCCGCCGCCGACAGCACCCGCGAAGCGGCGGTGGAGACATTGCGGCCCCGGATTTCGCCGGCGCTCAGCCGGACGATCGCGACGCACTCGCTGCTCGATAATTCGGTCGCGCCGCTCGATGGCGCTCACATCGTGGTCGGGGTCGGGATGGGCGTTGGCGGACCCGCCGGCGTCGCGGCGGCCAAGCACCTCGCGCGCCTCCTTGGTGCCGGGATGTGCGCCACGCGCCGCGTGACGGATCAGGGATGGATGCCGCGGCAGTTGCAGGTCGGGTTGACCGGCAAGGCGATCGATCCGCGCCTATACATTGCGCTGGGCGTGCGCGGCGCACCTAACCATACGGTCGGAATCAAGCGGGCCGAGGTCGTCGTCGCGGTCAATATCGATCCTGAGGCGCCAATTTTTGAGCACGCGACGTTTGCTCTGGTTGGCGATTTTTCGACGATCCTTGCTGCGCTTTGTGCTGAATTCGAAAACAAGTTTTCGCTTTGA
- a CDS encoding epoxide hydrolase, whose amino-acid sequence MTKEPFTVAIPDETLRDLKERLKGTRFAADFANDGWEYGTNGDYLKRLIEYWIDGYDWRRAERQINSFHHYTTRIEGIPIHFVHEPGKGPHPIPIIMSHGWPWTFYDFHKVIGPLADPAAFGGDPADAFDVIVPSLPGYGFSTPLMATGINYWRTADLWVALMRDVLGYKKFAAQGGDWGALVSAQLGHKYAELLYGVHIHLLVPLSAFLGKMPDASLYGPGEEGWHERTMKFFSEGSGYSAIQLTRPQTIAFGLNDSPAGLCSWLLDKRRAWSDCGGNVESRFTRDELLTTMTLYWATQSYGTSARYYYEAIHNPWRPAHDRHPVVEAPTAAAVFHNEIIMMPRRWAEGYYNLKRWTVFDSGGHFAPMEEPVKLVEDIRAFFRPLR is encoded by the coding sequence ATGACGAAAGAACCGTTTACCGTTGCGATTCCGGACGAGACCCTGCGCGATCTCAAGGAACGGCTCAAGGGGACGCGCTTCGCCGCCGACTTCGCCAATGATGGATGGGAATACGGCACCAACGGCGACTATCTGAAGCGCCTCATCGAATACTGGATCGACGGTTACGACTGGCGCCGCGCCGAGCGCCAGATCAACTCCTTCCATCACTACACGACTCGCATCGAGGGCATCCCGATCCACTTCGTCCACGAGCCCGGCAAAGGGCCGCATCCGATTCCGATTATCATGAGCCACGGATGGCCGTGGACGTTCTATGATTTTCACAAGGTTATCGGTCCGCTCGCCGACCCGGCCGCATTTGGCGGCGACCCGGCCGACGCGTTTGACGTCATCGTGCCGTCGCTGCCCGGTTACGGATTTTCGACGCCGCTTATGGCCACCGGGATAAACTACTGGCGCACGGCGGATTTGTGGGTCGCCCTGATGCGCGACGTGCTGGGCTACAAAAAATTCGCCGCCCAGGGCGGCGATTGGGGCGCTCTCGTCTCCGCGCAGCTCGGGCACAAGTACGCGGAGCTTTTGTACGGCGTGCATATCCATCTGCTGGTGCCGCTGAGTGCGTTCCTCGGCAAGATGCCTGACGCCTCGCTCTACGGGCCGGGTGAAGAAGGATGGCACGAGCGCACGATGAAGTTCTTCTCCGAGGGCAGCGGCTACTCAGCGATCCAACTCACGCGCCCGCAGACGATCGCGTTCGGGCTTAACGATTCGCCGGCGGGCCTATGCTCCTGGCTGCTGGACAAGCGCCGCGCGTGGAGCGATTGCGGCGGCAACGTCGAGAGCCGTTTCACCCGCGACGAACTGCTCACCACGATGACGCTCTACTGGGCGACGCAAAGCTACGGGACTTCCGCGCGCTACTACTACGAGGCGATCCATAATCCCTGGCGCCCCGCGCATGACCGTCATCCGGTGGTCGAGGCGCCGACCGCGGCCGCTGTGTTCCACAACGAGATCATCATGATGCCCCGGCGCTGGGCCGAGGGTTACTACAATCTCAAGCGCTGGACGGTGTTCGACTCGGGCGGCCACTTTGCCCCGATGGAGGAGCCGGTTAAACTGGTCGAGGATATTCGCGCGTTCTTCCGCCCGCTGCGTTAG
- a CDS encoding ABC transporter substrate-binding protein → MPCVRETLAARIARMRRAALSLPIAAAFAIGGSAAAATSPPRRIVSLAPAVTETLFALGAGGEVVGVSQYCDYPPEVAHLPRVGSFLTPNVEAIVGLRPDLIIGPGLTSSQREVRALQTMGYPTLTIDDNSLGGIEQSISLIGARTGREREAARLLATIQAHIDSVRARIAHTKPRTVVMLVGHQPIVAVGRGTFLDGLLKLAGGDNLADLSDQGWPHLSLEYIIAIRPEVILDGAMGSDASTPSGFWARYPNVPAVRDHRVYGYPQDPMLQPGPRVWQSLEILARRIHPEAFAAPSDTPGAAR, encoded by the coding sequence ATGCCCTGCGTTCGCGAAACCCTCGCCGCGCGCATCGCCCGGATGCGCCGCGCTGCGCTTTCCCTGCCGATCGCTGCCGCATTTGCGATCGGCGGCTCCGCCGCCGCCGCCACCTCGCCGCCCAGGCGTATCGTGTCGCTCGCGCCCGCGGTCACCGAAACGCTTTTCGCGCTCGGCGCCGGCGGCGAAGTGGTCGGCGTCTCGCAGTATTGCGACTATCCGCCCGAGGTGGCGCATCTGCCGCGGGTCGGCAGCTTTCTCACGCCCAACGTCGAGGCGATCGTCGGGCTGCGCCCCGACCTCATCATCGGACCCGGACTCACCTCGAGCCAGCGCGAGGTCCGCGCGCTCCAGACGATGGGCTATCCGACGCTCACCATCGACGACAACTCGCTGGGGGGCATCGAGCAGAGCATCAGCCTCATCGGTGCGCGCACCGGCCGCGAGCGGGAGGCTGCGCGCCTGCTTGCGACGATCCAGGCCCATATTGACAGCGTCCGCGCGCGCATCGCGCACACCAAACCGCGCACGGTCGTAATGCTGGTGGGGCATCAGCCGATCGTCGCGGTCGGACGCGGCACCTTTCTCGACGGTCTGCTGAAGCTTGCGGGCGGCGACAATCTCGCCGACCTCTCGGACCAGGGTTGGCCGCATCTCAGCCTCGAGTACATCATCGCGATCCGGCCCGAGGTGATTCTGGACGGCGCGATGGGGAGCGATGCGAGCACGCCGTCCGGCTTCTGGGCGCGCTATCCGAACGTGCCGGCCGTCCGCGATCATCGCGTTTACGGCTATCCGCAGGACCCGATGCTGCAGCCGGGGCCGCGCGTGTGGCAATCGCTGGAGATTCTGGCGCGGCGGATCCATCCGGAAGCTTTCGCCGCGCCCTCCGACACGCCGGGCGCTGCGCGATGA
- a CDS encoding cobalamin-binding protein, whose protein sequence is MYSAARAEYANGARAARAVMTAGAARSNLVLSPERKEHRVHRIVSLLPSATEIVCALGFESQLIGRSHECDFPAAVARLPALTEPKFNPDRPSSEIDREVRRIVGEALSVYRIDAQKLRELAPDVIVTQSQCEVCAVSERDVEDAVGSWLGARPQIVSLAPYGLADIFADVERVARALGEPARGGELVGRLMARMDAVAARARRAAARPTLACIEWLDPLMAAGNWMPEMVAMAGGHNLFGSAGEHSGRLEFDALRAADPDVVLIAPCGFNMRHTVTELPALAARPGWASMRAVREGRVFVAEGSQYFNRPGPRIAESLEILAEILHPELFQFGHEGAGWCRAEAPESA, encoded by the coding sequence TTGTATAGCGCAGCACGCGCGGAATACGCCAATGGCGCGCGCGCCGCTCGCGCCGTGATGACAGCCGGCGCGGCGCGCAGTAATCTCGTGCTATCGCCGGAGCGCAAGGAGCATCGCGTGCATCGAATCGTAAGCCTTCTTCCGAGCGCGACCGAAATCGTCTGCGCGCTCGGCTTCGAATCGCAGTTGATCGGCCGCTCGCACGAATGCGACTTCCCGGCCGCCGTCGCCCGTCTGCCCGCGCTGACCGAGCCCAAGTTCAATCCCGACCGCCCGAGCAGCGAAATCGACCGTGAGGTGCGCCGTATCGTGGGCGAGGCGCTTTCGGTCTATCGCATCGACGCGCAAAAGCTGCGCGAGCTTGCGCCCGACGTCATCGTCACCCAGTCGCAGTGCGAGGTATGCGCGGTCAGCGAGCGCGACGTCGAGGATGCGGTCGGAAGCTGGCTCGGCGCGCGGCCGCAAATCGTGTCGCTCGCGCCGTATGGGCTCGCGGACATCTTCGCCGACGTCGAGCGCGTCGCCCGCGCGCTCGGCGAACCCGCGCGCGGCGGCGAGCTGGTGGGGCGGCTGATGGCGCGGATGGACGCGGTCGCGGCCCGCGCGCGGCGGGCCGCCGCTCGCCCGACGCTCGCGTGCATCGAATGGCTCGATCCGTTGATGGCGGCGGGCAACTGGATGCCGGAGATGGTCGCGATGGCGGGCGGCCATAACCTCTTCGGCAGCGCGGGCGAGCACTCGGGGCGGCTCGAATTCGACGCGCTGCGCGCAGCCGACCCCGACGTGGTGTTGATCGCGCCGTGCGGTTTCAACATGCGGCACACAGTGACCGAGCTGCCGGCGCTGGCGGCGCGTCCCGGATGGGCCTCGATGCGCGCGGTGCGCGAGGGGCGCGTCTTCGTCGCCGAGGGCAGCCAGTATTTCAATCGCCCCGGGCCGCGGATCGCCGAGTCGCTGGAAATTCTCGCCGAGATCCTCCATCCGGAGCTGTTTCAATTCGGCCACGAAGGCGCCGGCTGGTGTCGCGCGGAGGCCCCGGAAAGCGCGTAA
- a CDS encoding metallophosphoesterase — MAKADSAANVLGAETAKEQPRRARRSKPSIALRPLHRIWRRTLDEIDVTRIRLPVRGLPAALEGIVACQLSDLHVDRDEDLERLVLAVEAANAQRPDLIFLTGDYFTGPETMRRYLTGFRDAMSALRPRLGTFAVAGNHDHWSSVERITGALEQAGVRVLANESHRLHVRGQPLVVVGIDDLWSRRAEPSRAFARVRPEECTMLLAHNPDTALYVRHLRPGVMLSGHTHGGVVRLPFYGSPLKLLRIGKQFYSGLNRYRDFYIYTNRGLGTYWLRIRINCRPEVSRFHLTPLDPANSSDLDVSAASSDASFGAHDAEAAAPMRPRRRRTRVRRRRAS; from the coding sequence ATGGCGAAGGCCGATTCTGCAGCGAACGTACTGGGGGCCGAGACTGCGAAAGAGCAGCCGCGGCGCGCGCGCCGTTCCAAGCCATCCATCGCGCTCCGCCCGCTTCACCGTATCTGGCGCCGGACGCTTGATGAGATAGATGTCACGCGCATCCGCCTCCCGGTGCGCGGCCTGCCTGCCGCGCTGGAGGGGATCGTCGCCTGCCAGTTGAGCGACCTGCACGTCGATCGCGACGAAGACCTCGAGCGCCTGGTGCTGGCGGTCGAAGCGGCCAACGCGCAGCGCCCCGACCTGATTTTCCTGACCGGCGATTACTTCACCGGCCCGGAGACGATGCGCCGCTATCTGACGGGATTTCGCGACGCCATGAGCGCGCTCAGGCCGCGGCTCGGCACTTTCGCGGTCGCGGGCAATCACGACCATTGGTCCTCGGTCGAGCGCATAACCGGCGCGCTCGAGCAGGCCGGCGTCCGCGTGCTCGCCAACGAAAGCCATCGCTTACACGTCCGCGGCCAGCCGCTGGTCGTGGTCGGAATCGACGACCTGTGGTCGCGGCGCGCCGAACCCTCGCGCGCGTTCGCGCGGGTGCGCCCGGAAGAATGCACGATGCTGCTCGCGCACAACCCGGACACCGCGCTCTACGTGCGCCATCTAAGGCCGGGAGTGATGCTCTCGGGGCATACGCATGGCGGCGTGGTGCGGCTGCCGTTTTACGGCTCGCCGCTCAAGCTCTTGCGGATTGGCAAGCAATTTTATTCGGGGCTGAATCGCTACCGCGATTTCTACATCTATACCAATCGCGGTCTCGGCACGTACTGGCTGAGAATCCGGATCAATTGCCGGCCCGAAGTCTCGCGCTTTCACCTGACGCCGCTCGACCCGGCGAATAGCAGCGACTTGGACGTGAGCGCCGCATCTTCTGATGCATCTTTCGGCGCACACGACGCCGAGGCCGCCGCGCCGATGCGGCCGCGGCGCCGGCGCACCCGCGTCCGCCGCCGGCGGGCATCATAG
- a CDS encoding heme ABC transporter ATP-binding protein, with amino-acid sequence MTDVQPSPSIAPHAPAGATAPALRASNLVGGYGERAVLHGVSLEVAAGEMLAIVGPNGAGKSTLLRLLCGSLDPWQGTVELLGVPLASLERRALARRLAFVGQENSVAFSFTVLEVVLMGRAPHLGSFHFENRGDLMLAREALEHFDLLALATRPIQELSGGERKRVFLARALAQEPRVALLDEPTAHLDLRHVADIFGRFGELRAERGLAVVATLHDLNAAALYADRVLLLKNGRAIGWGAPDEVLTEEKLREVYETEVYVGRNPKTGALAVLPGAGPLKR; translated from the coding sequence ATGACCGACGTTCAGCCTTCGCCTTCGATCGCGCCGCACGCCCCGGCCGGCGCCACCGCGCCGGCGCTCCGCGCCTCCAACCTGGTCGGCGGGTACGGCGAGCGCGCCGTGCTCCACGGCGTGTCTTTGGAAGTCGCGGCGGGCGAGATGCTGGCGATCGTCGGCCCCAACGGCGCGGGCAAGTCCACCCTGCTCCGATTGCTCTGCGGCTCGCTCGATCCGTGGCAGGGGACGGTCGAGTTGCTTGGCGTGCCGCTGGCCTCTCTCGAACGGCGGGCGCTCGCGCGCCGCCTCGCCTTCGTCGGCCAGGAAAATTCGGTCGCCTTCTCGTTCACCGTGCTCGAAGTAGTGTTGATGGGCCGCGCGCCGCATCTCGGATCGTTTCATTTCGAAAACCGCGGCGACCTGATGCTCGCGCGCGAGGCGCTCGAGCACTTCGATCTGCTCGCGCTCGCCACACGGCCGATCCAGGAGCTTTCGGGCGGCGAGCGCAAACGGGTATTCCTTGCGCGCGCGCTTGCGCAGGAGCCGCGCGTGGCGCTCCTCGACGAGCCCACCGCCCATCTCGACCTGCGCCACGTCGCCGACATTTTCGGGCGCTTCGGTGAATTGCGCGCCGAGCGCGGGCTCGCCGTGGTTGCGACGCTGCACGATCTGAACGCGGCGGCGCTCTATGCCGATCGCGTCCTGCTGCTCAAGAACGGCCGCGCGATCGGCTGGGGCGCGCCGGACGAGGTCCTGACCGAAGAGAAACTGCGCGAGGTTTACGAAACCGAAGTTTACGTCGGACGCAATCCGAAAACCGGCGCGCTCGCCGTATTGCCCGGTGCCGGCCCGCTTAAGCGGTGA
- a CDS encoding MaoC family dehydratase N-terminal domain-containing protein yields the protein MAEPQQRFSLITDKSIADLRKLLGVPIEDSLEPWCYEATRDNIRHWAHGIGDDNPLWCEPRYAAKMQTTAAAPPSFIFALNRSFSGYVGGLPGVHAMFAGIDVTWHRPLLLGDQFTTKAWLKDLVEHQTRFAGRAIQQIYRCEFYNQRDEIVAEGDSWCFRTERDTARERGTKYEETKQKPPVHYSREDLAKIFALYEAEEIRGTNSRYIEDVKPGDRLQTMAKGPMTVTGFIAFAQGWGGLYIRANKLAWKQLQKHPGVGIPNKFGIPDVPERVHWEDDLATLVGTPAAYDYGPERCSWMSHQLTNWMGDAGFLRHLSVEIRRHNPVGDTLYINGEVTRVFSEDGAHYAEVAQTATNQDGELSVRAKGVVRLPSRSR from the coding sequence ATGGCGGAACCGCAGCAGCGCTTTTCATTGATCACCGACAAGAGCATCGCCGACCTGCGTAAATTGCTGGGCGTGCCGATCGAGGATTCGCTCGAGCCGTGGTGCTATGAGGCGACGCGCGACAATATCCGCCATTGGGCGCATGGCATCGGCGACGACAATCCGCTGTGGTGCGAGCCGCGATACGCGGCAAAGATGCAGACCACCGCCGCGGCGCCGCCGTCGTTTATTTTCGCGCTCAACCGCTCGTTCAGCGGATACGTGGGCGGATTGCCGGGCGTGCATGCCATGTTCGCCGGCATCGACGTGACGTGGCATCGGCCGCTGCTGCTTGGCGACCAGTTCACGACCAAGGCCTGGTTGAAGGACCTGGTCGAGCATCAGACGCGCTTCGCCGGCCGCGCCATTCAACAGATATATCGATGCGAATTTTACAATCAGCGCGACGAGATCGTCGCCGAGGGCGATAGCTGGTGCTTTCGCACCGAGCGCGACACCGCGCGCGAACGCGGCACCAAATACGAAGAGACCAAGCAGAAGCCGCCGGTCCACTATTCGCGGGAAGACCTGGCGAAGATTTTCGCCCTCTACGAAGCCGAGGAAATCCGCGGCACCAATTCGCGCTATATCGAAGACGTGAAGCCCGGCGACAGGCTGCAAACGATGGCCAAGGGACCGATGACCGTCACCGGGTTCATCGCGTTCGCGCAGGGATGGGGCGGGCTCTATATCCGCGCCAACAAGCTCGCATGGAAGCAACTGCAAAAGCATCCCGGCGTCGGTATCCCCAACAAGTTCGGCATCCCCGACGTGCCCGAGCGCGTGCACTGGGAGGATGACCTCGCGACGCTCGTCGGAACGCCGGCGGCGTACGATTACGGACCGGAGCGCTGCTCGTGGATGTCGCATCAGTTGACCAACTGGATGGGCGACGCGGGATTTTTGCGCCATCTGTCGGTCGAGATTCGCCGCCACAACCCGGTCGGCGACACGCTCTACATCAACGGCGAGGTGACGCGCGTCTTCAGCGAGGACGGCGCGCACTACGCCGAGGTCGCGCAGACCGCGACCAACCAGGACGGCGAACTGTCGGTGCGGGCGAAGGGCGTCGTGCGTCTGCCTTCGCGATCCAGGTAA
- a CDS encoding NAD(P)H-binding protein produces the protein MDRITVAIAGGSGFIGRGIVRRLGDTARVRVLTRNPEAVRARLAGTGAEFVRADVTDAASMELAMAGAQVAINAAQFDGYPIENPRRGLTFERVDYGGTLAMLAAARKAGAERVIYISGAAADEQSRQPGFRAKGRAERAIRESGLDYTIFRPSLVYGADDRVTNLLARAIKYAPIFAIPGSGKQIVQPVAVEDLAACVAMAATGRGRNATFAIGGPEPMNFDQLIDLMMELAGHRRPVVHVPEALMRMAGMLGEMLPRPVFSRDAVDFLVADNRCDNGPLIAEFGIRLTPARVGMSYLKPKA, from the coding sequence ATGGACCGCATTACCGTCGCGATCGCCGGCGGCTCGGGCTTCATCGGCCGCGGGATCGTGCGGCGGCTAGGCGACACGGCGCGGGTGCGCGTGCTCACGCGCAATCCCGAAGCCGTGCGCGCCCGGCTTGCCGGGACCGGCGCAGAGTTCGTCCGCGCCGACGTCACCGACGCCGCCTCGATGGAGCTGGCCATGGCCGGGGCGCAGGTCGCGATCAACGCGGCCCAGTTCGACGGCTATCCGATCGAAAATCCGCGCCGCGGGCTCACCTTCGAGCGCGTGGACTACGGCGGAACTCTCGCGATGCTCGCGGCGGCGCGCAAGGCCGGCGCCGAGCGCGTCATCTATATCAGCGGCGCCGCTGCCGATGAGCAGAGCCGCCAGCCGGGCTTTCGCGCCAAGGGACGCGCCGAGCGCGCGATCCGCGAATCGGGCCTCGACTACACGATCTTTCGCCCCTCGCTGGTTTACGGCGCGGACGACCGCGTAACCAACCTGCTGGCGCGCGCGATCAAATACGCGCCGATTTTCGCGATCCCCGGCAGCGGCAAGCAGATCGTCCAGCCCGTGGCGGTCGAAGACCTTGCCGCGTGCGTGGCGATGGCGGCAACAGGACGCGGGCGCAACGCCACGTTTGCGATCGGCGGACCCGAGCCGATGAACTTCGACCAGCTAATCGATCTGATGATGGAGCTTGCCGGCCATCGCCGGCCCGTCGTTCACGTGCCGGAGGCGCTGATGCGGATGGCCGGGATGCTGGGCGAGATGCTGCCGCGGCCGGTCTTCTCGCGCGACGCGGTCGATTTCCTGGTGGCCGACAACCGGTGCGACAATGGCCCGCTGATCGCCGAGTTCGGAATCCGCCTGACCCCCGCGCGCGTCGGCATGTCGTATCTCAAACCCAAAGCCTGA